Proteins encoded together in one Streptomyces sp. NA04227 window:
- a CDS encoding GntR family transcriptional regulator encodes MPTPDPDPTASLRLAVDRNSPVPLYFQLSRQLESAIAEGTLAAGSLLGNEIALAARLGLSRPTVRQAIQTLVDKGLLVRRRGVGTQVVQSTVRRPLELRSLYEDLAADGRGPTTRVLANAVVPAPPEAAAALGVAAGDPVRRIERLRYAHGEPLARLCNHLPVRLPGLDDESLEAGGLYALLRAAGVTLHSARQRIGAHAASPEEAGLLAEETGAPLLTMERTAFDDTGRPVEFGVHQFRASRYCFDFQLLVRP; translated from the coding sequence CGCTGTACTTCCAGCTGTCCCGGCAACTCGAGTCCGCGATCGCGGAGGGCACCCTCGCCGCGGGCAGTCTGCTCGGCAACGAGATCGCCCTCGCCGCTCGGCTCGGCCTGTCCCGGCCCACCGTCCGCCAGGCCATCCAGACCCTCGTCGACAAGGGCCTGCTGGTCCGGCGCCGCGGAGTGGGCACCCAGGTCGTGCAGAGCACGGTCCGGCGCCCGCTGGAGCTGAGGAGCCTCTACGAGGACCTGGCCGCCGACGGGCGCGGCCCCACCACTCGGGTACTCGCCAACGCGGTGGTCCCCGCCCCGCCCGAGGCCGCCGCCGCCCTCGGTGTCGCGGCCGGTGATCCGGTGCGGCGCATCGAGCGACTGCGCTACGCCCACGGCGAACCGCTGGCCCGGCTCTGCAACCATCTGCCGGTCCGGCTCCCCGGCCTGGACGACGAGAGCCTGGAGGCGGGCGGCCTCTACGCACTGCTGCGCGCCGCCGGTGTCACGCTGCACAGTGCCCGCCAGCGCATCGGCGCCCACGCCGCGAGCCCCGAGGAGGCCGGGCTGCTCGCGGAGGAGACCGGCGCGCCCCTGCTCACGATGGAACGCACCGCCTTCGACGACACCGGACGCCCGGTCGAGTTCGGCGTCCACCAGTTCCGCGCCTCCCGCTACTGCTTCGACTTCCAACTCCTCGTACGCCCGTGA
- a CDS encoding sugar ABC transporter substrate-binding protein, with amino-acid sequence MARVRTGVRAVGAVLAMALGVSLAGCSDTGGKRAEDARKAAAGGKAAVNTPRWTFAMITHSGDGDTFWDIVQQGAEQAAVKDNIKFLYSHNDEAQQQAQLVDTAVDKDVDGIIVSLAKPDAMKAAVARAVKAGIPVITVNSGSAESKKFGALTHIGQDETVAGQAVGEELNKRGHKKALCVLHEQGNVGHEQRCDGTKDTFDGKLANLYVDGTNMPDVQAAIEAKLQADDSIDAVVTLGAPFADTAVKAKESAGSKAEIDTFDLNEAVATGLKDGTLGFAVDQQPYLQGYQAVDLLWLYRYNADVLGGGQPVLTGPQIVTEKDAGDLLDYAKRGTR; translated from the coding sequence GTGGCAAGGGTTCGGACAGGGGTACGTGCGGTCGGTGCCGTGCTGGCGATGGCGCTCGGGGTCTCGCTCGCGGGGTGCAGTGACACCGGGGGCAAGCGCGCCGAGGACGCCCGCAAGGCCGCGGCCGGGGGGAAGGCCGCCGTGAACACACCGCGCTGGACCTTCGCGATGATCACCCACTCCGGCGACGGCGACACCTTCTGGGACATCGTCCAGCAGGGCGCCGAGCAGGCGGCGGTCAAGGACAACATCAAGTTCCTCTACTCGCACAACGACGAGGCCCAGCAGCAGGCGCAGCTCGTCGACACGGCAGTCGACAAGGATGTCGACGGCATCATCGTCTCGCTCGCCAAGCCCGACGCGATGAAGGCGGCCGTGGCCCGTGCGGTCAAGGCGGGCATCCCCGTGATCACCGTCAACTCGGGCTCGGCGGAGTCCAAGAAGTTCGGCGCGCTCACCCACATCGGGCAGGACGAGACGGTGGCCGGCCAGGCCGTCGGCGAGGAACTCAACAAGCGTGGCCACAAGAAGGCCCTGTGCGTCCTGCACGAGCAGGGCAACGTCGGCCACGAGCAGCGCTGCGACGGCACCAAGGACACCTTCGACGGCAAGCTGGCGAACCTGTACGTCGACGGCACCAACATGCCCGACGTGCAGGCCGCCATCGAGGCCAAGCTCCAGGCCGACGACTCGATCGACGCCGTCGTCACCCTCGGCGCGCCCTTCGCCGACACCGCCGTCAAGGCCAAGGAGTCGGCGGGCAGCAAGGCCGAGATCGACACCTTCGACCTCAACGAGGCGGTGGCCACCGGCCTGAAGGACGGCACCCTCGGCTTCGCCGTCGACCAGCAGCCCTACCTTCAGGGCTACCAGGCCGTCGACCTGCTGTGGCTCTACCGGTACAACGCCGATGTGCTCGGCGGCGGACAGCCGGTCCTGACCGGCCCGCAGATCGTCACCGAGAAGGACGCGGGCGACCTCCTCGACTACGCGAAGCGGGGCACCAGGTGA
- a CDS encoding ABC transporter permease — MTATATAKSADERLVRTSPLRKLLGRPELGSVVGAVAVFVFFTVFADSFLKPTSLATVLYAASTIGIMAVPVALLMIGGEFDLSAGVLVTSSALISSMFSYQMTANVWVGVGVSLLATLAIGVFNGLMLTRTQLPSFIITLGTFLMLTGMNLGFTKLISGTVSTKKISDMEGFASAQDVFASTLTIGDVDFKVTILWWLGMVAVATWILLRTRAGNWIFAAGGNKEAARAVGVPVTATKVGLYMGVGLGAWVAGQHLLFSFDVVQSGEGVGNELTYIIAAVIGGCLITGGYGSAVGSAVGALIFGMTSKGIVFAEWNPDWFKFFLGAMLLLATLLNHWVRRRAEAST, encoded by the coding sequence GTGACCGCGACCGCCACCGCGAAGAGCGCGGACGAACGGCTGGTCCGGACCTCCCCGCTGCGCAAACTGCTCGGCAGGCCCGAACTCGGTTCGGTGGTCGGCGCGGTAGCCGTCTTCGTCTTCTTCACCGTCTTCGCCGACAGCTTCCTCAAGCCGACCAGCCTGGCCACCGTGCTCTACGCGGCCTCCACCATCGGCATCATGGCGGTGCCGGTGGCGCTGCTCATGATCGGCGGCGAGTTCGACCTGTCGGCGGGCGTCCTGGTGACCAGCTCGGCGCTGATCTCCTCGATGTTCAGCTACCAGATGACCGCCAACGTCTGGGTCGGGGTCGGGGTGTCGCTGCTCGCGACGCTCGCCATCGGGGTGTTCAACGGACTGATGCTCACCCGCACCCAACTGCCGAGCTTCATCATCACGCTCGGCACCTTCCTCATGCTCACCGGCATGAACCTCGGCTTCACCAAGCTGATCAGCGGCACCGTCTCCACCAAGAAGATCTCCGACATGGAGGGCTTCGCCAGTGCCCAGGACGTCTTCGCCTCGACGCTGACCATCGGCGACGTCGACTTCAAGGTGACCATCCTGTGGTGGCTCGGCATGGTCGCCGTGGCCACCTGGATCCTGCTGCGCACCCGCGCCGGGAACTGGATCTTCGCGGCGGGCGGCAACAAGGAGGCGGCCCGCGCGGTCGGCGTCCCGGTCACGGCCACCAAGGTCGGCCTGTACATGGGAGTCGGCCTCGGCGCCTGGGTCGCGGGACAGCACCTGCTGTTCTCGTTCGACGTCGTGCAGTCCGGCGAAGGCGTCGGCAACGAACTCACGTACATCATCGCGGCCGTCATCGGCGGCTGTCTGATCACCGGCGGCTACGGCTCCGCGGTCGGTTCCGCGGTGGGTGCCCTCATCTTCGGTATGACCAGCAAGGGCATCGTCTTCGCCGAGTGGAACCCGGACTGGTTCAAATTCTTCCTCGGAGCGATGCTGCTCCTGGCGACCCTGCTCAACCACTGGGTCCGACGTCGCGCGGAGGCGAGCACATGA
- a CDS encoding ATP-binding cassette domain-containing protein, with protein MSTAQTAAERVPLVELDDVSKYYGNIRALEGVSLEVHAGEISCVLGDNGAGKSTLIKIIAGLHRHDTGTLRIAGEQTSLSSPREALDRGIATVYQDLAVVPLMPVWRNFFLGSEPTRGRGPLRRLDVARMRETTHAELLRMGIDLRDVDQPIGTLSGGERQCVAIARAVYFGAKVLVLDEPTAALGVKQSGVVLKYVAAARDAGLGVVLITHNPHHAYLVGDRFVLLKRGAMTGSHLSTDIDLDELTRQMAGGSELDDLRHELERAPTPTHLGGGATAADEDSPGGTAEKS; from the coding sequence ATGAGCACGGCACAGACCGCCGCCGAGCGCGTCCCGCTGGTGGAGCTGGACGACGTCAGCAAGTACTACGGCAACATCCGCGCCCTGGAAGGCGTCTCGCTGGAGGTCCACGCGGGCGAGATCTCCTGCGTGCTCGGTGACAACGGCGCGGGCAAGTCCACCCTCATCAAGATCATCGCGGGACTGCACCGGCACGACACGGGCACCCTGCGCATCGCGGGCGAGCAGACCTCGCTCTCCTCCCCGCGCGAGGCCCTGGACCGCGGCATCGCCACGGTCTACCAGGACCTCGCCGTCGTCCCGCTGATGCCGGTCTGGCGCAACTTCTTCCTCGGCTCCGAACCGACCCGGGGCAGGGGCCCGCTGCGCCGCCTCGACGTGGCACGGATGCGGGAGACGACCCACGCCGAACTGCTGCGTATGGGCATCGACCTGCGCGACGTCGACCAGCCCATCGGCACCCTCTCGGGCGGTGAGCGCCAGTGCGTGGCCATCGCCCGCGCCGTCTACTTCGGCGCCAAGGTCCTCGTACTCGACGAGCCGACGGCCGCCCTGGGCGTCAAGCAGTCCGGCGTCGTCCTCAAGTACGTGGCCGCCGCCCGCGACGCCGGGCTCGGCGTCGTCCTGATCACCCACAACCCGCACCACGCCTACCTGGTCGGCGACCGGTTCGTCCTGCTCAAGCGCGGCGCCATGACCGGCAGCCACCTGAGCACGGACATCGACCTCGACGAGCTGACCCGGCAGATGGCGGGCGGCAGCGAGCTGGACGACCTGCGCCACGAGCTGGAGCGCGCTCCCACGCCCACCCATCTGGGTGGCGGGGCCACGGCCGCGGACGAGGACAGCCCCGGTGGTACCGCCGAGAAGAGCTGA
- a CDS encoding ROK family glucokinase: MGSARATVLRTVGARERRSHLTAPRVPTVGIDIGGTKVMAGVVDADGVIQEKVRTETPDKSKSPKVVEDTIVELVLDLSDRHDVHAVGIGAAGWVDADRNRVLFAPHLSWRNEPLRDRLAERLAVPVLVDNDANTAAWAEWRFGAGRGEDHLVMITLGTGIGGAILEGGQVKRGKYGVAGEFGHMQVVPGGHRCPCGNRGCWEQYSSGNALVREARELAAAESPVAYNIIDRVKGNIPEITGPLITELAREGDAMCVELLQDIGQWLGVGIANLAAALDPSCFVIGGGVSAADDLLIVPARDAFKRHLTGRGYRPEARIARAQLGPDAGMVGAADLARLVARRFRRANRRRVERHERYERYVQARRTRTTQQGTP; this comes from the coding sequence ATGGGTTCCGCACGGGCCACCGTGCTGCGGACCGTGGGAGCCCGTGAGCGCCGGTCCCACCTGACCGCGCCGCGCGTTCCCACCGTCGGCATCGACATCGGCGGCACGAAGGTGATGGCCGGTGTCGTCGACGCCGACGGGGTGATCCAGGAGAAGGTCCGCACCGAGACACCGGACAAGTCCAAGAGCCCGAAGGTCGTCGAGGACACCATCGTCGAACTCGTCCTCGACCTCTCCGACCGGCACGACGTGCACGCCGTCGGCATCGGTGCCGCGGGCTGGGTCGACGCTGACCGCAACCGGGTCCTGTTCGCGCCCCACCTGTCCTGGCGCAACGAGCCCCTGCGCGACCGTCTCGCCGAACGCCTGGCCGTACCCGTCCTCGTCGACAACGACGCCAACACCGCCGCCTGGGCCGAGTGGCGCTTCGGCGCCGGACGCGGTGAGGACCACCTCGTCATGATCACGCTGGGCACCGGCATCGGCGGCGCGATCCTGGAGGGCGGCCAGGTCAAGCGCGGCAAGTACGGGGTCGCGGGAGAGTTCGGCCACATGCAGGTGGTGCCCGGCGGGCACCGCTGCCCGTGCGGAAACCGGGGCTGCTGGGAGCAGTACAGCTCGGGCAACGCCCTGGTACGCGAGGCGCGGGAACTGGCCGCCGCCGAGTCCCCGGTCGCGTACAACATCATCGACCGCGTCAAGGGCAACATCCCCGAGATCACCGGGCCGCTGATCACCGAACTCGCCCGCGAGGGCGACGCGATGTGCGTGGAACTGCTCCAGGACATCGGCCAGTGGCTCGGCGTCGGCATCGCCAATCTCGCCGCCGCGCTCGACCCCTCCTGCTTCGTCATCGGCGGCGGCGTCAGCGCGGCCGACGACCTGCTCATCGTCCCGGCGCGGGACGCCTTCAAACGGCATCTGACCGGGCGCGGCTACCGCCCCGAGGCCCGTATCGCGCGCGCCCAGCTCGGACCCGATGCGGGTATGGTCGGCGCTGCCGACCTCGCCCGGCTGGTCGCCCGCCGCTTCCGGCGCGCGAACCGCCGCCGGGTGGAGCGCCACGAACGCTACGAGCGCTACGTGCAGGCACGCCGCACCCGCACCACCCAGCAGGGAACCCCGTGA
- a CDS encoding sugar kinase: protein MPTVDRPVVPRQPEPPGEENTESRGRRIRRRALTLLIIVLLIGIPAGYLIISANQSRDSGRDKEDKYAWRGLRQDWPSKVQRRIYQVPIPPYSADVAYYETNNWRTSRLYVEFLTSNEGLERFLNQLGTDTSELKKNKFPIGARDRHVVRWNFTGLGPWQGLTQVRKKPLPTHDIVVNRSNPAHPRVFLVSTTTP, encoded by the coding sequence ATGCCCACCGTCGACCGGCCCGTCGTCCCCCGTCAGCCCGAACCACCTGGCGAGGAGAACACCGAGAGCCGCGGCCGCCGAATCCGCCGCCGCGCGCTCACCCTGCTGATCATCGTGCTGCTCATCGGGATCCCGGCCGGTTATCTGATCATCTCCGCGAACCAGAGCCGCGACAGCGGCAGGGACAAGGAGGACAAGTACGCCTGGCGCGGCCTGCGCCAGGACTGGCCCTCCAAGGTCCAGCGCCGGATCTACCAGGTCCCGATCCCGCCGTACTCCGCCGACGTCGCCTACTACGAGACCAACAACTGGCGCACCAGCCGCCTCTACGTGGAGTTCCTCACCAGCAACGAGGGCCTGGAGCGGTTCCTCAACCAGCTCGGTACGGACACCTCGGAGCTGAAGAAGAACAAGTTCCCGATCGGCGCGCGCGACCGCCACGTCGTGCGCTGGAACTTCACCGGCCTCGGCCCTTGGCAGGGTCTGACCCAGGTCAGGAAGAAGCCGCTGCCCACGCACGACATCGTCGTGAACCGCTCCAACCCGGCTCACCCGCGCGTGTTCCTGGTGTCGACCACGACGCCTTGA
- a CDS encoding DEAD/DEAH box helicase translates to MRLAAVFLPAEVPREGRLAFWDPEGGALPGPAGNDGTGGRGDGGAGGAGGDPPKRTELTVVGPRGATVRTRTVPALELGVAEALPFLVRARHSPAAHPATVCWGAAALHALHIITRGLLLPGLTADGHDAWRAGPLDADDIAQLRAIAAALPYEGYATPLAGRGPLQLPEPQALVRAFADAVADTLPRTPAAAAALGAPFAAREPQHLPRARDWAAEVAAGSDAGVGISLRVDLSALHAFEQAGPENEGRGAAAIVQVHSKADPTLLIDAAALWAGEGEPTFGPRARLAATLALRRAARVWAPLDRLRERDVPDVLALEDQELTDLLGRAAGRLSAAGVAVHWPRELTRNLSAEAVVRPAPGSATDGTGFLEGEQLLQFRWQLALGGADLNESEMDALAEAHRPVVRLRDQWVLVDPALVRKARKRHLGLLDPVDALSAALTGSAEVDGESVPIVPVGALAALRERLTAGVPPVTQPPELQARLRDYQLHGLAWLEMMTGLGLGGCLADDMGLGKTVTLIALHLRRARPEPTLVVCPASLLGNWQREINRFAPGVPVRRFHGPGRDLSALDGGFVLTTYGTMRAAAESLAAQPWGLVVADEAQHVKNPHSATARALRTIPAPARVALTGTPVENNLSELWALLDWTTPGLLGPLAAFRSRHARPVEGGEDPEAVQRLARLVRPFLLRRKKSDPGIVPELPPKTETDHPVPLTREQVALYEAVVRESMAAIEQADGIGRRGLVLKLLTSLKQICNHPAQYLKEPTGGARTTGRSGKLALLDELLDTVLAEDGSVLVFTQYVGMARLITAHLSARAVPAELLDGSTPVAERERLVDRFQDGATPVLVLSLKAAGTGLNLTRAGHVVHFDRWWNPAVEEQATDRAYRIGQTQPVQVHRLVTEGTVEDRIAELLESKRALADAVLGSGESGLTELTDRELADLVSLRRPE, encoded by the coding sequence CTGCGCCTCGCCGCCGTCTTTCTGCCCGCCGAAGTTCCTCGGGAGGGACGGCTCGCCTTCTGGGATCCGGAGGGTGGAGCCTTGCCGGGCCCGGCGGGGAACGACGGTACCGGTGGCAGAGGCGACGGCGGTGCCGGCGGTGCCGGCGGTGACCCGCCCAAGCGCACCGAACTGACCGTGGTCGGACCTCGGGGCGCGACCGTCCGCACCAGAACCGTCCCCGCGCTGGAGCTGGGCGTCGCCGAGGCCCTGCCGTTTCTCGTACGCGCCCGCCACAGTCCCGCCGCGCATCCGGCGACGGTCTGCTGGGGCGCCGCCGCACTGCACGCACTGCATATCATCACCCGCGGTCTCCTGCTGCCCGGACTCACCGCCGACGGTCACGACGCTTGGCGGGCCGGGCCGCTCGACGCGGACGACATCGCTCAACTACGGGCCATCGCGGCGGCGTTGCCCTACGAGGGGTACGCCACGCCGCTCGCGGGCCGAGGCCCTCTCCAGCTACCCGAACCACAGGCCCTGGTACGGGCGTTCGCCGACGCGGTGGCCGACACCCTGCCGCGCACCCCGGCCGCGGCCGCCGCACTCGGCGCCCCGTTCGCGGCGCGCGAGCCGCAGCACCTGCCGCGGGCACGGGACTGGGCGGCCGAGGTGGCCGCGGGCAGCGACGCAGGAGTCGGCATCTCGCTTCGGGTGGACCTGTCCGCGCTCCACGCGTTCGAACAGGCCGGACCCGAGAACGAGGGGCGTGGCGCCGCGGCGATCGTCCAGGTGCACAGCAAGGCCGATCCCACCCTGCTGATCGACGCGGCCGCGCTCTGGGCGGGGGAGGGGGAGCCGACGTTCGGGCCGCGCGCACGGCTGGCCGCCACCCTGGCGCTGCGCAGGGCGGCCCGGGTCTGGGCGCCCCTCGACCGGCTCAGGGAACGGGACGTACCCGACGTACTGGCCCTTGAGGACCAGGAGTTGACGGATCTGCTCGGGCGGGCCGCGGGCAGGCTGTCCGCCGCGGGTGTCGCGGTGCACTGGCCGCGCGAGCTGACCCGGAACCTGTCCGCCGAAGCCGTGGTGCGGCCCGCGCCCGGTTCGGCCACCGACGGCACCGGCTTTCTGGAAGGTGAGCAACTGCTCCAGTTCCGTTGGCAGTTGGCGCTCGGCGGTGCGGACCTGAACGAGTCGGAGATGGACGCCCTGGCCGAGGCGCACCGGCCGGTGGTCAGACTCCGCGACCAGTGGGTGCTCGTCGACCCGGCCCTGGTGCGCAAGGCCCGCAAACGCCATCTCGGACTGCTCGACCCGGTGGACGCACTGTCGGCAGCCCTGACCGGCAGCGCGGAGGTCGACGGCGAGAGTGTGCCGATCGTCCCGGTGGGCGCACTCGCGGCCCTGCGCGAACGGCTCACGGCCGGAGTGCCGCCGGTGACACAGCCGCCGGAACTTCAGGCGCGGCTGCGCGACTATCAACTGCACGGCCTGGCCTGGCTGGAGATGATGACCGGCCTCGGCCTCGGCGGCTGCCTCGCCGACGACATGGGCCTCGGCAAGACCGTCACCCTCATCGCCCTGCACCTGCGGCGGGCCCGCCCCGAACCGACCCTGGTGGTGTGCCCGGCTTCCCTGCTCGGCAACTGGCAGCGCGAGATCAACCGGTTCGCGCCCGGCGTGCCCGTACGGCGCTTTCACGGTCCCGGCCGTGATCTGAGCGCGCTGGACGGCGGATTCGTCCTCACCACGTACGGCACCATGCGCGCGGCGGCGGAGTCGCTCGCCGCGCAGCCCTGGGGTCTGGTCGTCGCCGACGAGGCCCAGCACGTCAAGAACCCGCACTCCGCCACCGCCCGCGCGCTGCGTACCATCCCGGCCCCCGCACGGGTCGCCCTGACCGGCACCCCCGTCGAGAACAACCTCTCCGAACTGTGGGCCCTGCTCGACTGGACCACCCCGGGACTGCTCGGACCGCTGGCCGCCTTCCGCTCCCGGCACGCACGGCCGGTGGAGGGCGGCGAGGACCCCGAGGCGGTACAGCGGCTGGCCCGGCTCGTTCGGCCCTTCCTGCTGCGGCGCAAGAAGTCCGACCCGGGCATCGTGCCCGAACTCCCGCCCAAGACCGAGACCGACCATCCGGTGCCGCTGACCCGCGAACAGGTCGCGCTGTACGAGGCGGTGGTACGGGAGTCGATGGCCGCGATCGAGCAGGCCGACGGCATCGGGCGCCGCGGCCTCGTCCTCAAGCTCCTGACCTCGCTCAAGCAGATCTGCAACCACCCGGCGCAGTACCTCAAGGAACCCACCGGCGGCGCCCGTACCACCGGCCGTTCCGGCAAGCTCGCCCTGCTCGACGAGTTGCTCGACACCGTGCTCGCCGAGGACGGCTCGGTGCTGGTCTTCACGCAGTACGTGGGCATGGCCCGGCTGATCACGGCGCATCTGTCGGCCCGTGCCGTACCGGCCGAACTCCTGGACGGCAGCACACCCGTGGCCGAACGGGAGCGCCTGGTGGACCGGTTCCAGGACGGCGCCACCCCGGTACTCGTGCTCTCCCTCAAGGCCGCGGGCACCGGCCTCAACCTCACCCGCGCGGGCCATGTCGTGCACTTCGACCGATGGTGGAACCCGGCCGTCGAGGAGCAGGCCACGGACCGCGCGTATCGCATCGGACAGACCCAGCCCGTACAGGTGCACCGTCTGGTCACCGAGGGCACCGTCGAGGACCGGATCGCCGAACTACTCGAATCCAAGAGGGCGTTGGCCGACGCGGTCCTGGGCTCCGGCGAGAGCGGACTGACCGAACTGACGGACCGCGAACTGGCCGACCTCGTCTCCCTGCGGAGGCCCGAGTGA
- a CDS encoding SWIM zinc finger family protein — protein sequence MGAEGPGADGPGTDGTGTDGIGTDGTDGVGAEDIRTEGTVADSTVPEGGGAKSTGNEPSFAATWWGRAWLSALAEGADPARLERGRDYAESGRVDTVSVTPGVVLAYVHGGRPRPYRTLLRLPVLDTADWELFLDTAVGTPAWAAALLDRELPVPLAESVPLLPRPGELRAECGCPDGARPCKHAAALCHRTARILDEDPFALLLLRGRAERELLDALARRSAAEATAAGPGESRMPSVRADEAVLGAAPARAVSAMLPAPLPPPASPGTPPAYPVAEGGPDPFALDQLATEAAARAHALLTTGEDPLAGVGLWQDAVRIAAARPGSGLTASGRALYAQLAEAVGRSPAELGRAVAAWRQGGPDGLTVLEEPWDPPAGRFDRARPALLAVGLPAFRPWRNRLTHPSGERQLRLGRDGLWYAYESEPDQDDWWPTGTADQDPVTALTFPGEAEPSP from the coding sequence ATGGGAGCGGAGGGCCCTGGCGCTGACGGCCCGGGCACTGACGGCACCGGCACCGACGGCATTGGCACCGACGGCACCGATGGCGTTGGCGCGGAGGACATCCGCACCGAGGGCACGGTGGCGGACAGCACCGTTCCTGAGGGTGGCGGCGCCAAGAGCACCGGCAACGAGCCCTCGTTCGCGGCCACTTGGTGGGGGAGGGCCTGGCTGAGTGCGCTGGCGGAGGGGGCCGACCCGGCGCGCCTGGAGCGCGGCCGGGACTACGCCGAGAGCGGGCGGGTCGACACGGTCAGCGTCACCCCCGGAGTGGTCCTGGCCTATGTGCACGGCGGGCGGCCGCGCCCGTACCGCACGCTGCTGCGGCTGCCCGTCCTGGACACGGCGGACTGGGAACTGTTCCTCGACACCGCCGTCGGCACACCCGCGTGGGCGGCTGCGCTCCTGGACCGCGAACTCCCCGTACCCCTCGCCGAGTCGGTGCCCCTGCTGCCGCGCCCCGGCGAACTGCGGGCCGAGTGCGGCTGCCCGGACGGCGCCCGGCCGTGCAAGCACGCGGCAGCGCTGTGCCACCGCACCGCCCGCATCCTCGACGAGGACCCCTTCGCGCTGCTGCTTCTGCGTGGCCGTGCCGAACGCGAACTCCTGGACGCGCTGGCGCGGCGCAGCGCCGCCGAGGCCACGGCCGCCGGGCCGGGGGAGAGCCGTATGCCCTCGGTACGCGCCGACGAGGCGGTTCTCGGTGCCGCACCGGCGAGGGCCGTATCGGCGATGCTGCCCGCGCCGCTTCCGCCACCGGCCAGTCCCGGCACCCCGCCCGCGTACCCGGTCGCCGAAGGCGGCCCCGACCCGTTCGCCCTCGACCAGTTGGCGACCGAGGCGGCCGCACGCGCCCACGCTCTGCTCACCACCGGTGAGGATCCGCTCGCCGGGGTCGGCCTGTGGCAGGACGCGGTGCGGATCGCCGCCGCCCGCCCGGGCTCGGGGCTGACCGCGTCGGGCCGGGCTTTGTACGCACAGTTGGCGGAGGCCGTCGGCCGCAGTCCCGCCGAGCTGGGGCGAGCGGTCGCCGCCTGGCGGCAGGGCGGCCCCGACGGGCTCACCGTCCTGGAAGAGCCCTGGGACCCACCGGCCGGCCGCTTCGACCGCGCCCGCCCCGCCCTTCTGGCCGTCGGACTCCCGGCCTTCCGCCCCTGGCGCAACAGACTCACCCACCCCTCGGGCGAGCGCCAGCTACGCCTCGGCCGCGACGGGCTCTGGTACGCCTACGAATCCGAACCGGACCAGGACGACTGGTGGCCGACCGGCACCGCGGACCAGGACCCCGTGACGGCGTTGACGTTTCCCGGGGAGGCCGAACCGAGCCCATGA